In the Thermomicrobiales bacterium genome, TGACGCTGAGGGCGATCGAGACAAGCAGCATCGAGGCGAGCGGGATGTAGACGCGACTGTGGCCGCGCACGATCCGGATATCACCGGGCAGCCGGCCAAACCACGACAACGCCCCGGTCATCACGACCAGCCCGACGACGATCGCAGCCACCCCCAGCGCAACGATGACCAGCCCGACTGCCCGTGAATCCACCAGTTCCCGTCCCTCGCCACCACTGCTACACTGCGCCGCAGGAGGATCGATGAGCGAGACATCACCACGACCGGTGCGCCGGTCGGACGAGCACTATACGCCGATTGCCAGCGCCTACACCACGAGCGCAATCCACGCGCAAGGCGCCGACCTGGCGCGGCTGGTCGAGCTAGCGGCGCTGCCGGCCGGCGCGCTCGTTCTCGATGTTGGAACGGGAACCGGACACACCGGGCTGGCTTTCGCAGCGGCCGGCGCGAAGTTCGTGGGCCTCGACATGACCCGCGCGATGCTGGCCGAGGCGCGCGGATTGGCGACCACGCGGGGGGTGGTGTTCTCCCCGGCCCTTGGCGTCGCCGAGGCGTTGCCGCTCGCCGATGGAGCATTCGACGCCGTCGTCTGCCGCTACTGTGCCCACCACTTCAACGATGTCGGCGCGGCCATTCACGAGATGGCCCGCGTCGTCCGCCCGGGCGGGATCGTGCT is a window encoding:
- a CDS encoding DUF2905 domain-containing protein → MDSRAVGLVIVALGVAAIVVGLVVMTGALSWFGRLPGDIRIVRGHSRVYIPLASMLLVSIALSVIMAIVRRLLS
- a CDS encoding class I SAM-dependent methyltransferase, with translation MSETSPRPVRRSDEHYTPIASAYTTSAIHAQGADLARLVELAALPAGALVLDVGTGTGHTGLAFAAAGAKFVGLDMTRAMLAEARGLATTRGVVFSPALGVAEALPLADGAFDAVVCRYCAHHFNDVGAAIHEMARVVRPGGIVLLDDHIAPEDDAADELINRLDWLRDPSHRREPRLSEYERWFSDAGLRVTTIEHRRERIDADGWFARAQTAPEREADARELMATATPALRDLFAITSSPAGFDLHAVIIAARR